Proteins encoded in a region of the Takifugu flavidus isolate HTHZ2018 chromosome 8, ASM371156v2, whole genome shotgun sequence genome:
- the zfp64 gene encoding zinc finger protein 64 isoform X3, translating to MATFNAEVAASHSVVVEQDGCSLPTSDPTSATTITTLTDPSTDFIIEESTQIRLMGDVKKILTKAQKAPSKKLEHAPTSKKHSCSFSGCTFKTQYGQKDMERHLKTHTGEKPFECELCHKRFSRRDKLNMHSRSHTGEKPHKCKHCLYAAADSSSLKKHLRIHYDERPFKCQICPYASRNSSQLTVHLRSHTGDAPFQCQQCDAKFKINSDLKRHVRIHSGEKPYKCDFCDYRCAMKGNLKSHVQIKHSTENSYHCVKCDFRCANKAALREHSREHQPVQPIQCSKCSYSCSSRGALRVHERIHSEERPFKCDFCSFASKQRSNLVIHRKKCHSDKPEKGGKGKPSGESPKPVGSRYHAKLDAARAFCCDSCDASFVREDSLRSHKKQHRAAHLHALDPSPQSNTPFPVPANFVAPYCNPQLKIIMSASLNQENHIIPDGIQSENKTNVVLLSPENQDMVLQQVNLLTPIQPLMSAQSSETNLETQAVLLTQLSAEDGGGSLHQALLQSAGTSGSQTFITTCSELDGLKALIQEGGTEVTVVTEGNAPAAPPDMAAGSSEDKPAETVDLPCEESALLMPSMSLGGQNVVIHSVPLLVSTQTQQLFTDSNPLENIPQ from the exons ATGGCAACATTCAACGCCGAAG tTGCTGCAAGCCACTccgtggtggtggag CAAGATGGATGTTCGCTGCCCACCTCAGACCCGACATCCGCCACCACAATAACCACTCTCACAG ATCCCAGCACTGATTTTATTATTGAGGAATCAACCCAGATTCGTTTAATGGGGGATGTGAAAAAGATCCTGACCAAAGCACAGAAAGCACCTTCCAAAAAACTAGAACATGCCCCGACGTCCAAGAAACACAGCTGCTCTTTCTCAG GTTGCACTTTTAAGACGCAGTACGGCCAGAAAGACATGGAACGACACCTGAAAACCCACACTG GGGAGAAGCCGTTTGAATGCGAGCTGTGCCACAAGCGCTTCAGTCGGCGGGACAAGCTCAACATGCACAGTCGCTcccacacaggtgagaagccGCACAAATGCAAACACTGCCTGTACGCCGcggcagacagcagcagcctgaagaaACACCTCCGGATCCACTACGACGAGCGGCCCTTTAAATGCCAGATCTGTCCGTACGCCAGCCGCAACTCCAGCCAGCTGACGGTTCACCTGCGCTCACACACCG GCGACGCGCCGTTCCAGTGCCAACAGTGTGACGCCAAGTTCAAAATTAACTCGGACCTGAAGCGACACGTCCGGATTCACTCTGGTGAAAAACCGTACAAGTGCGACTTCTGCGATTACCGCTGCGCCATGAAAGGCAACCTGAAGTCACACGTTCAGATCAAACACAGCACCGAGAACTCCTACCACTGCGTGAAGTGTGACTTCCGGTGCGCCAACAAGGCGGCTCTGCGGGAACACTCGCGGGAGCACCAGCCCGTTCAGCCCATTCAATGTTCCAAGTGCTCTTACTCCTGCTCCAGCAGGGGGGCCCTCAGAGTCCACGAGAGGATCCATTCGGAGGAGCGGCCCTTTAAATGCGACTTCTGCAGCTTCGCGTCCAAGCAGCGCAGCAACTTGGTCATCCACAGGAAGAAGTGCCACTCGGATAAACCCGAAAAGGGCGGCAAAGGGAAGCCCAGCGGCGAGTCGCCCAAGCCCGTCGGCTCCAGGTACCACGCCAAACTCGACGCCGCTCGTGCTTTTTGCTGCGACTCTTGTGACGCCAGCTTCGTCCGGGAAGATTCTCTGCGCAGCCACAAGAAGCAGCACAGAGCCGCTCACCTTCACGCCCTGGACCCCTCGCCACAGAGCAACACCCCCTTTCCTGTCCCGGCTAACTTTGTAGCTCCTTACTGCAACCCACAGCTCAAAATCATCATGTCTGCATCCCTGAACCAGGAAAACCACATCATTCCAGATGGAATCCAGAGTGAGAATAAGACCAACGTGGTTCTGCTGAGCCCAGAGAACCAGGACATGGTGCTCCAACAGGTCAACTTACTCACACCCATCCAGCCCCTCATGTCAGCCCAAAGCTCAGAAACCAACCTGGAAACGCAGGCGGTCCTGCTGACGCAGCTGAGCGCTGAGGACGGCGGCGGTTCGCTCCACCAGGCGCTGCTGCAGTCGGCCGGCACCAGCGGCTCACAGACTTTCATCACAACCTGCTCTGAACTGGACGGCCTGAAAGCTCTGATCCAGGAGGGCGGCACAGAGGTCACCGTGGTCACCGAAGGGAACGCCCCGGCGGCGCCACCCGACATGGCGGCCGGCTCATCGGAGGACAAGCCGGCAGAGACTGTTGATCTACCGTGTGAGGAGAGTGCATTACTGATGCCCAGCATGAGCCTGGGGGGCCAGAACGTGGTCATCCACAGTGTCCCACTCTTGGTGTCCACTCAGACTCAGCAGCTCTTCACAGACTCGAACCCGCTAGAAAACATCCCGCAATGA
- the zfp64 gene encoding zinc finger protein 64 isoform X5 produces the protein MPRRPRNTAALSQNQIEIDVLRRCRPGEKPFECELCHKRFSRRDKLNMHSRSHTGEKPHKCKHCLYAAADSSSLKKHLRIHYDERPFKCQICPYASRNSSQLTVHLRSHTGDAPFQCQQCDAKFKINSDLKRHVRIHSGEKPYKCDFCDYRCAMKGNLKSHVQIKHSTENSYHCVKCDFRCANKAALREHSREHQPVQPIQCSKCSYSCSSRGALRVHERIHSEERPFKCDFCSFASKQRSNLVIHRKKCHSDKPEKGGKGKPSGESPKPVGSRYHAKLDAARAFCCDSCDASFVREDSLRSHKKQHRAAHLHALDPSPQSNTPFPVPANFVAPYCNPQLKIIMSASLNQENHIIPDGIQSENKTNVVLLSPENQDMVLQQVNLLTPIQPLMSAQSSETNLETQAVLLTQLSAEDGGGSLHQALLQSAGTSGSQTFITTCSELDGLKALIQEGGTEVTVVTEGNAPAAPPDMAAGSSEDKPAETVDLPCEESALLMPSMSLGGQNVVIHSVPLLVSTQTQQLFTDSNPLENIPQ, from the exons ATGCCCCGACGTCCAAGAAACACAGCTGCTCTTTCTCAG AATCAAATAGAGATTGATGTTCTTCGCCGGTGTCGTCCAGGGGAGAAGCCGTTTGAATGCGAGCTGTGCCACAAGCGCTTCAGTCGGCGGGACAAGCTCAACATGCACAGTCGCTcccacacaggtgagaagccGCACAAATGCAAACACTGCCTGTACGCCGcggcagacagcagcagcctgaagaaACACCTCCGGATCCACTACGACGAGCGGCCCTTTAAATGCCAGATCTGTCCGTACGCCAGCCGCAACTCCAGCCAGCTGACGGTTCACCTGCGCTCACACACCG GCGACGCGCCGTTCCAGTGCCAACAGTGTGACGCCAAGTTCAAAATTAACTCGGACCTGAAGCGACACGTCCGGATTCACTCTGGTGAAAAACCGTACAAGTGCGACTTCTGCGATTACCGCTGCGCCATGAAAGGCAACCTGAAGTCACACGTTCAGATCAAACACAGCACCGAGAACTCCTACCACTGCGTGAAGTGTGACTTCCGGTGCGCCAACAAGGCGGCTCTGCGGGAACACTCGCGGGAGCACCAGCCCGTTCAGCCCATTCAATGTTCCAAGTGCTCTTACTCCTGCTCCAGCAGGGGGGCCCTCAGAGTCCACGAGAGGATCCATTCGGAGGAGCGGCCCTTTAAATGCGACTTCTGCAGCTTCGCGTCCAAGCAGCGCAGCAACTTGGTCATCCACAGGAAGAAGTGCCACTCGGATAAACCCGAAAAGGGCGGCAAAGGGAAGCCCAGCGGCGAGTCGCCCAAGCCCGTCGGCTCCAGGTACCACGCCAAACTCGACGCCGCTCGTGCTTTTTGCTGCGACTCTTGTGACGCCAGCTTCGTCCGGGAAGATTCTCTGCGCAGCCACAAGAAGCAGCACAGAGCCGCTCACCTTCACGCCCTGGACCCCTCGCCACAGAGCAACACCCCCTTTCCTGTCCCGGCTAACTTTGTAGCTCCTTACTGCAACCCACAGCTCAAAATCATCATGTCTGCATCCCTGAACCAGGAAAACCACATCATTCCAGATGGAATCCAGAGTGAGAATAAGACCAACGTGGTTCTGCTGAGCCCAGAGAACCAGGACATGGTGCTCCAACAGGTCAACTTACTCACACCCATCCAGCCCCTCATGTCAGCCCAAAGCTCAGAAACCAACCTGGAAACGCAGGCGGTCCTGCTGACGCAGCTGAGCGCTGAGGACGGCGGCGGTTCGCTCCACCAGGCGCTGCTGCAGTCGGCCGGCACCAGCGGCTCACAGACTTTCATCACAACCTGCTCTGAACTGGACGGCCTGAAAGCTCTGATCCAGGAGGGCGGCACAGAGGTCACCGTGGTCACCGAAGGGAACGCCCCGGCGGCGCCACCCGACATGGCGGCCGGCTCATCGGAGGACAAGCCGGCAGAGACTGTTGATCTACCGTGTGAGGAGAGTGCATTACTGATGCCCAGCATGAGCCTGGGGGGCCAGAACGTGGTCATCCACAGTGTCCCACTCTTGGTGTCCACTCAGACTCAGCAGCTCTTCACAGACTCGAACCCGCTAGAAAACATCCCGCAATGA
- the zfp64 gene encoding zinc finger protein 64 isoform X4 yields MGDVKKILTKAQKAPSKKLEHAPTSKKHSCSFSGCTFKTQYGQKDMERHLKTHTGEKPFECELCHKRFSRRDKLNMHSRSHTGEKPHKCKHCLYAAADSSSLKKHLRIHYDERPFKCQICPYASRNSSQLTVHLRSHTGDAPFQCQQCDAKFKINSDLKRHVRIHSGEKPYKCDFCDYRCAMKGNLKSHVQIKHSTENSYHCVKCDFRCANKAALREHSREHQPVQPIQCSKCSYSCSSRGALRVHERIHSEERPFKCDFCSFASKQRSNLVIHRKKCHSDKPEKGGKGKPSGESPKPVGSRYHAKLDAARAFCCDSCDASFVREDSLRSHKKQHRAAHLHALDPSPQSNTPFPVPANFVAPYCNPQLKIIMSASLNQENHIIPDGIQSENKTNVVLLSPENQDMVLQQVNLLTPIQPLMSAQSSETNLETQAVLLTQLSAEDGGGSLHQALLQSAGTSGSQTFITTCSELDGLKALIQEGGTEVTVVTEGNAPAAPPDMAAGSSEDKPAETVDLPCEESALLMPSMSLGGQNVVIHSVPLLVSTQTQQLFTDSNPLENIPQ; encoded by the exons ATGGGGGATGTGAAAAAGATCCTGACCAAAGCACAGAAAGCACCTTCCAAAAAACTAGAACATGCCCCGACGTCCAAGAAACACAGCTGCTCTTTCTCAG GTTGCACTTTTAAGACGCAGTACGGCCAGAAAGACATGGAACGACACCTGAAAACCCACACTG GGGAGAAGCCGTTTGAATGCGAGCTGTGCCACAAGCGCTTCAGTCGGCGGGACAAGCTCAACATGCACAGTCGCTcccacacaggtgagaagccGCACAAATGCAAACACTGCCTGTACGCCGcggcagacagcagcagcctgaagaaACACCTCCGGATCCACTACGACGAGCGGCCCTTTAAATGCCAGATCTGTCCGTACGCCAGCCGCAACTCCAGCCAGCTGACGGTTCACCTGCGCTCACACACCG GCGACGCGCCGTTCCAGTGCCAACAGTGTGACGCCAAGTTCAAAATTAACTCGGACCTGAAGCGACACGTCCGGATTCACTCTGGTGAAAAACCGTACAAGTGCGACTTCTGCGATTACCGCTGCGCCATGAAAGGCAACCTGAAGTCACACGTTCAGATCAAACACAGCACCGAGAACTCCTACCACTGCGTGAAGTGTGACTTCCGGTGCGCCAACAAGGCGGCTCTGCGGGAACACTCGCGGGAGCACCAGCCCGTTCAGCCCATTCAATGTTCCAAGTGCTCTTACTCCTGCTCCAGCAGGGGGGCCCTCAGAGTCCACGAGAGGATCCATTCGGAGGAGCGGCCCTTTAAATGCGACTTCTGCAGCTTCGCGTCCAAGCAGCGCAGCAACTTGGTCATCCACAGGAAGAAGTGCCACTCGGATAAACCCGAAAAGGGCGGCAAAGGGAAGCCCAGCGGCGAGTCGCCCAAGCCCGTCGGCTCCAGGTACCACGCCAAACTCGACGCCGCTCGTGCTTTTTGCTGCGACTCTTGTGACGCCAGCTTCGTCCGGGAAGATTCTCTGCGCAGCCACAAGAAGCAGCACAGAGCCGCTCACCTTCACGCCCTGGACCCCTCGCCACAGAGCAACACCCCCTTTCCTGTCCCGGCTAACTTTGTAGCTCCTTACTGCAACCCACAGCTCAAAATCATCATGTCTGCATCCCTGAACCAGGAAAACCACATCATTCCAGATGGAATCCAGAGTGAGAATAAGACCAACGTGGTTCTGCTGAGCCCAGAGAACCAGGACATGGTGCTCCAACAGGTCAACTTACTCACACCCATCCAGCCCCTCATGTCAGCCCAAAGCTCAGAAACCAACCTGGAAACGCAGGCGGTCCTGCTGACGCAGCTGAGCGCTGAGGACGGCGGCGGTTCGCTCCACCAGGCGCTGCTGCAGTCGGCCGGCACCAGCGGCTCACAGACTTTCATCACAACCTGCTCTGAACTGGACGGCCTGAAAGCTCTGATCCAGGAGGGCGGCACAGAGGTCACCGTGGTCACCGAAGGGAACGCCCCGGCGGCGCCACCCGACATGGCGGCCGGCTCATCGGAGGACAAGCCGGCAGAGACTGTTGATCTACCGTGTGAGGAGAGTGCATTACTGATGCCCAGCATGAGCCTGGGGGGCCAGAACGTGGTCATCCACAGTGTCCCACTCTTGGTGTCCACTCAGACTCAGCAGCTCTTCACAGACTCGAACCCGCTAGAAAACATCCCGCAATGA
- the zfp64 gene encoding zinc finger protein 64 isoform X1: MRRENSHRSCFKKTEHELSGTSKMATFNAEVAASHSVVVEVSPDIHICGFCKQQYNNFEVFLAHKQDGCSLPTSDPTSATTITTLTDPSTDFIIEESTQIRLMGDVKKILTKAQKAPSKKLEHAPTSKKHSCSFSGCTFKTQYGQKDMERHLKTHTGEKPFECELCHKRFSRRDKLNMHSRSHTGEKPHKCKHCLYAAADSSSLKKHLRIHYDERPFKCQICPYASRNSSQLTVHLRSHTGDAPFQCQQCDAKFKINSDLKRHVRIHSGEKPYKCDFCDYRCAMKGNLKSHVQIKHSTENSYHCVKCDFRCANKAALREHSREHQPVQPIQCSKCSYSCSSRGALRVHERIHSEERPFKCDFCSFASKQRSNLVIHRKKCHSDKPEKGGKGKPSGESPKPVGSRYHAKLDAARAFCCDSCDASFVREDSLRSHKKQHRAAHLHALDPSPQSNTPFPVPANFVAPYCNPQLKIIMSASLNQENHIIPDGIQSENKTNVVLLSPENQDMVLQQVNLLTPIQPLMSAQSSETNLETQAVLLTQLSAEDGGGSLHQALLQSAGTSGSQTFITTCSELDGLKALIQEGGTEVTVVTEGNAPAAPPDMAAGSSEDKPAETVDLPCEESALLMPSMSLGGQNVVIHSVPLLVSTQTQQLFTDSNPLENIPQ; this comes from the exons aTGAGAAGAGAGAACAGCCATagatcat GTTTTAAAAAGACGGAACATGAGTTGAGCGGCACGTCAAAAATGGCAACATTCAACGCCGAAG tTGCTGCAAGCCACTccgtggtggtggaggtgagcCCAGACATCCACATCTGCGGCTTCTGCAAGCAGCAGTATAATAATTTTGAGGTATTTCTCGCCCATAAGCAAGATGGATGTTCGCTGCCCACCTCAGACCCGACATCCGCCACCACAATAACCACTCTCACAG ATCCCAGCACTGATTTTATTATTGAGGAATCAACCCAGATTCGTTTAATGGGGGATGTGAAAAAGATCCTGACCAAAGCACAGAAAGCACCTTCCAAAAAACTAGAACATGCCCCGACGTCCAAGAAACACAGCTGCTCTTTCTCAG GTTGCACTTTTAAGACGCAGTACGGCCAGAAAGACATGGAACGACACCTGAAAACCCACACTG GGGAGAAGCCGTTTGAATGCGAGCTGTGCCACAAGCGCTTCAGTCGGCGGGACAAGCTCAACATGCACAGTCGCTcccacacaggtgagaagccGCACAAATGCAAACACTGCCTGTACGCCGcggcagacagcagcagcctgaagaaACACCTCCGGATCCACTACGACGAGCGGCCCTTTAAATGCCAGATCTGTCCGTACGCCAGCCGCAACTCCAGCCAGCTGACGGTTCACCTGCGCTCACACACCG GCGACGCGCCGTTCCAGTGCCAACAGTGTGACGCCAAGTTCAAAATTAACTCGGACCTGAAGCGACACGTCCGGATTCACTCTGGTGAAAAACCGTACAAGTGCGACTTCTGCGATTACCGCTGCGCCATGAAAGGCAACCTGAAGTCACACGTTCAGATCAAACACAGCACCGAGAACTCCTACCACTGCGTGAAGTGTGACTTCCGGTGCGCCAACAAGGCGGCTCTGCGGGAACACTCGCGGGAGCACCAGCCCGTTCAGCCCATTCAATGTTCCAAGTGCTCTTACTCCTGCTCCAGCAGGGGGGCCCTCAGAGTCCACGAGAGGATCCATTCGGAGGAGCGGCCCTTTAAATGCGACTTCTGCAGCTTCGCGTCCAAGCAGCGCAGCAACTTGGTCATCCACAGGAAGAAGTGCCACTCGGATAAACCCGAAAAGGGCGGCAAAGGGAAGCCCAGCGGCGAGTCGCCCAAGCCCGTCGGCTCCAGGTACCACGCCAAACTCGACGCCGCTCGTGCTTTTTGCTGCGACTCTTGTGACGCCAGCTTCGTCCGGGAAGATTCTCTGCGCAGCCACAAGAAGCAGCACAGAGCCGCTCACCTTCACGCCCTGGACCCCTCGCCACAGAGCAACACCCCCTTTCCTGTCCCGGCTAACTTTGTAGCTCCTTACTGCAACCCACAGCTCAAAATCATCATGTCTGCATCCCTGAACCAGGAAAACCACATCATTCCAGATGGAATCCAGAGTGAGAATAAGACCAACGTGGTTCTGCTGAGCCCAGAGAACCAGGACATGGTGCTCCAACAGGTCAACTTACTCACACCCATCCAGCCCCTCATGTCAGCCCAAAGCTCAGAAACCAACCTGGAAACGCAGGCGGTCCTGCTGACGCAGCTGAGCGCTGAGGACGGCGGCGGTTCGCTCCACCAGGCGCTGCTGCAGTCGGCCGGCACCAGCGGCTCACAGACTTTCATCACAACCTGCTCTGAACTGGACGGCCTGAAAGCTCTGATCCAGGAGGGCGGCACAGAGGTCACCGTGGTCACCGAAGGGAACGCCCCGGCGGCGCCACCCGACATGGCGGCCGGCTCATCGGAGGACAAGCCGGCAGAGACTGTTGATCTACCGTGTGAGGAGAGTGCATTACTGATGCCCAGCATGAGCCTGGGGGGCCAGAACGTGGTCATCCACAGTGTCCCACTCTTGGTGTCCACTCAGACTCAGCAGCTCTTCACAGACTCGAACCCGCTAGAAAACATCCCGCAATGA
- the zfp64 gene encoding zinc finger protein 64 isoform X2, protein MATFNAEVAASHSVVVEVSPDIHICGFCKQQYNNFEVFLAHKQDGCSLPTSDPTSATTITTLTDPSTDFIIEESTQIRLMGDVKKILTKAQKAPSKKLEHAPTSKKHSCSFSGCTFKTQYGQKDMERHLKTHTGEKPFECELCHKRFSRRDKLNMHSRSHTGEKPHKCKHCLYAAADSSSLKKHLRIHYDERPFKCQICPYASRNSSQLTVHLRSHTGDAPFQCQQCDAKFKINSDLKRHVRIHSGEKPYKCDFCDYRCAMKGNLKSHVQIKHSTENSYHCVKCDFRCANKAALREHSREHQPVQPIQCSKCSYSCSSRGALRVHERIHSEERPFKCDFCSFASKQRSNLVIHRKKCHSDKPEKGGKGKPSGESPKPVGSRYHAKLDAARAFCCDSCDASFVREDSLRSHKKQHRAAHLHALDPSPQSNTPFPVPANFVAPYCNPQLKIIMSASLNQENHIIPDGIQSENKTNVVLLSPENQDMVLQQVNLLTPIQPLMSAQSSETNLETQAVLLTQLSAEDGGGSLHQALLQSAGTSGSQTFITTCSELDGLKALIQEGGTEVTVVTEGNAPAAPPDMAAGSSEDKPAETVDLPCEESALLMPSMSLGGQNVVIHSVPLLVSTQTQQLFTDSNPLENIPQ, encoded by the exons ATGGCAACATTCAACGCCGAAG tTGCTGCAAGCCACTccgtggtggtggaggtgagcCCAGACATCCACATCTGCGGCTTCTGCAAGCAGCAGTATAATAATTTTGAGGTATTTCTCGCCCATAAGCAAGATGGATGTTCGCTGCCCACCTCAGACCCGACATCCGCCACCACAATAACCACTCTCACAG ATCCCAGCACTGATTTTATTATTGAGGAATCAACCCAGATTCGTTTAATGGGGGATGTGAAAAAGATCCTGACCAAAGCACAGAAAGCACCTTCCAAAAAACTAGAACATGCCCCGACGTCCAAGAAACACAGCTGCTCTTTCTCAG GTTGCACTTTTAAGACGCAGTACGGCCAGAAAGACATGGAACGACACCTGAAAACCCACACTG GGGAGAAGCCGTTTGAATGCGAGCTGTGCCACAAGCGCTTCAGTCGGCGGGACAAGCTCAACATGCACAGTCGCTcccacacaggtgagaagccGCACAAATGCAAACACTGCCTGTACGCCGcggcagacagcagcagcctgaagaaACACCTCCGGATCCACTACGACGAGCGGCCCTTTAAATGCCAGATCTGTCCGTACGCCAGCCGCAACTCCAGCCAGCTGACGGTTCACCTGCGCTCACACACCG GCGACGCGCCGTTCCAGTGCCAACAGTGTGACGCCAAGTTCAAAATTAACTCGGACCTGAAGCGACACGTCCGGATTCACTCTGGTGAAAAACCGTACAAGTGCGACTTCTGCGATTACCGCTGCGCCATGAAAGGCAACCTGAAGTCACACGTTCAGATCAAACACAGCACCGAGAACTCCTACCACTGCGTGAAGTGTGACTTCCGGTGCGCCAACAAGGCGGCTCTGCGGGAACACTCGCGGGAGCACCAGCCCGTTCAGCCCATTCAATGTTCCAAGTGCTCTTACTCCTGCTCCAGCAGGGGGGCCCTCAGAGTCCACGAGAGGATCCATTCGGAGGAGCGGCCCTTTAAATGCGACTTCTGCAGCTTCGCGTCCAAGCAGCGCAGCAACTTGGTCATCCACAGGAAGAAGTGCCACTCGGATAAACCCGAAAAGGGCGGCAAAGGGAAGCCCAGCGGCGAGTCGCCCAAGCCCGTCGGCTCCAGGTACCACGCCAAACTCGACGCCGCTCGTGCTTTTTGCTGCGACTCTTGTGACGCCAGCTTCGTCCGGGAAGATTCTCTGCGCAGCCACAAGAAGCAGCACAGAGCCGCTCACCTTCACGCCCTGGACCCCTCGCCACAGAGCAACACCCCCTTTCCTGTCCCGGCTAACTTTGTAGCTCCTTACTGCAACCCACAGCTCAAAATCATCATGTCTGCATCCCTGAACCAGGAAAACCACATCATTCCAGATGGAATCCAGAGTGAGAATAAGACCAACGTGGTTCTGCTGAGCCCAGAGAACCAGGACATGGTGCTCCAACAGGTCAACTTACTCACACCCATCCAGCCCCTCATGTCAGCCCAAAGCTCAGAAACCAACCTGGAAACGCAGGCGGTCCTGCTGACGCAGCTGAGCGCTGAGGACGGCGGCGGTTCGCTCCACCAGGCGCTGCTGCAGTCGGCCGGCACCAGCGGCTCACAGACTTTCATCACAACCTGCTCTGAACTGGACGGCCTGAAAGCTCTGATCCAGGAGGGCGGCACAGAGGTCACCGTGGTCACCGAAGGGAACGCCCCGGCGGCGCCACCCGACATGGCGGCCGGCTCATCGGAGGACAAGCCGGCAGAGACTGTTGATCTACCGTGTGAGGAGAGTGCATTACTGATGCCCAGCATGAGCCTGGGGGGCCAGAACGTGGTCATCCACAGTGTCCCACTCTTGGTGTCCACTCAGACTCAGCAGCTCTTCACAGACTCGAACCCGCTAGAAAACATCCCGCAATGA